A genomic window from Hyla sarda isolate aHylSar1 chromosome 8, aHylSar1.hap1, whole genome shotgun sequence includes:
- the NME3 gene encoding nucleoside diphosphate kinase 3, with protein sequence MICLVLTVFAHIFPTVWTGINERTFLAIKPDGYQRRLVGEIIRRFERKGFRLVALKLMQASESLLKEHYISLRDRPFYDRLVKYMGSGPVVAMVWQGLDVVKTARVMLGETNPADSLPGTIRGDFCVDVSRNVIHGSDSTESAQREISLWFRPDEIVCWQDNAESWIYE encoded by the exons ATGATCTGCCTGGTGCTCACCGTCTTCGCGCACATTTTCCCCACCG TCTGGACGGGGATCAATGAGCGCACCTTCCTGGCTATAAAACCCGATGGGTATCAGCGTCGTCTGGTTGGCGAGATCATCAGGCGCTTCGAGAGGAAGGGCTTCCGACTGGTTGCACTGAAATTAATGCAG GCATCAGAGTCTCTTTTAAAGGAACATTACATTTCCCTGCGGGACCGTCCGTTCTATGATCGCCTTGTGAAGTATATGGGCTCCGGACCTGTTGTTGCCATG GTCTGGCAGGGCCTGGATGTAGTGAAGACAGCTCGCGTTATGCTTGGGGAGACCAATCCCGCCGACTCCCTGCCAGGCACTATTCGCGGAGATTTCTGTGTGGATGTCAGCAG gaATGTGATCCATGGCAGCGACTCCACAGAGAGTGCGCAGCGGGAGATTTCCCTCTGGTTCAGACCGGATGAGATTGTCTGCTGGCAGGACAATGCCGAGAGCTGGATCTACGAGTAA